Proteins encoded together in one Gemmatimonadetes bacterium T265 window:
- a CDS encoding TetR family transcriptional regulator has protein sequence MSLACDSTRRRAPDERPQQILEAALEIFGEFGLVGARLEDIARRAGIAKGTIYLYFPNKEALFREVVRQTVVDRLDRLSRAIEAAPDASAASQLDACMAQWWNYLRAEPYRTVYRLIVSELHRFPDLVEFYAAEVLTRANRLIGGVIARGVERREFRAVEPYAAARMLSAMFITHSLWMGPNQAFMPTLQALSPDQVFAQLRDFAFHALRPTPESNA, from the coding sequence ATGTCTCTCGCTTGTGATTCTACCCGGCGCCGCGCGCCCGACGAACGCCCGCAACAAATCCTCGAAGCCGCCCTCGAAATCTTCGGCGAATTCGGACTTGTGGGCGCGCGGCTCGAGGATATTGCGCGCCGGGCCGGGATCGCCAAGGGCACCATCTACCTCTACTTCCCGAACAAGGAAGCCCTGTTCCGCGAGGTCGTCCGCCAGACCGTCGTCGACCGGCTCGACCGCCTCTCTCGCGCCATCGAAGCCGCCCCCGACGCGAGCGCCGCGAGCCAGCTCGATGCCTGTATGGCGCAGTGGTGGAACTACCTGCGCGCCGAGCCCTACCGCACGGTTTATCGGTTGATCGTGAGCGAGCTGCACCGCTTCCCCGACCTCGTCGAGTTCTATGCGGCCGAGGTGCTCACGCGCGCCAACAGACTCATCGGCGGCGTGATCGCGCGCGGGGTCGAGCGGCGGGAGTTTCGGGCCGTCGAGCCCTACGCGGCAGCTCGTATGCTCTCGGCCATGTTCATCACTCACTCGCTCTGGATGGGTCCCAACCAGGCGTTCATGCCGACGTTGCAGGCCCTCTCCCCCGACCAGGTGTTCGCGCAGCTGCGGGACTTCGCGTTTCACGCTCTCCGCCCTACTCCCGAATCGAACGCATGA